The Candidatus Aegiribacteria sp. genome includes the window ACGTAAAGACGCCCGTCCTTACCCCAGGATGCCTGAGTGATTGTCCCGAAGACAAGACTGCTGTCCCCGACGAGAAGACCAAGTGTATCGCTCACGCTCACCACCACAGTATCGATACTTGATTCAAAAGGCCTTTCAGGTTCGTCATCTGTGCTTCCGCATGACAGTATTGCAGAGATAATAAAAGTCAACGAAATCCAGAGGCATCTAGAATTGTATTTCATAGTACCCTCTCCCACCGAAAAAATAGCTTTCCTTCTACTCCAGGCATAACGTCTGCCATCACCGGTGCGGCTTGTCCGCATCCGTGTGCATGGCATTGTTAGCATAATTTTTGCTGAATTATTCTTCACTTCATTATACCAAATACTGGGTGAGTGTGGCTTTGCCCTTAATCAATGAAAGCTCCGCAAACGATCCATTGATCAGGGTCATATTTGGAGGCTTGTGACCAATGTCGGCATCGTAGACCACCGGAATGTTCAATCCTTCTGTGCATTGTTTGAGCACTTCGAGATAGCTCAGCTCGGATGTGTTATTAGCATCCGGACCACTGTTCCTTCCGAAGATAATTCCCGTTGCACCATCAAACCAATGCGCCAGACGCATTTGCCATAAGGCGCGGGTTAGGGCACAAGAGGGCAACTCGCAGTTTTCGAGGTAGACGATGCTGCCGTCTTGTTTGAAGATGTCATTGAAATGTTCCATGTCTCCATACTGCGTCCCTGTCAAGTTGCTGATAACATCAATGCAACCGCCGATCAATCTGCCCGAAAATGTTGCCTCCGATGACCCGTCGAGCACTTTCCATTTGGTCGATTCCGTTAGGTTGTAGGTTGTTTCAAGATTGTCGCTGAAGTTGGTGAACGCCAATAGGTGTTTCTCACTGCTATGCTGTGTGAAGGTCTCATCTTTGGATAGTTTTAGAACCTCCAGTGCTTGACTTGAAAGAGAATCGCTTTGCGTGGGAATGATATCCATGAAATTGATTCCATGCGCGGTGGCTATCCCGGTTTTCAAGGTGAGGGCAAACAGGAGTGTCGAGGTGTCCGAATAGCCCATGATCCATTTGGCTGGGCTATCCATGATGCGGTCAAAATCGATAAGATCCAGAATCTCG containing:
- a CDS encoding LD-carboxypeptidase; translation: MKYKTITYPSGFGKSMSIGVTAPSSGLGTDVFIKRFELVAQRLTEKGYTIIEGNCLRENSKHVSGTREERANDLLNLWLDPDVEAIIPPWGGEVLIEILDLIDFDRIMDSPAKWIMGYSDTSTLLFALTLKTGIATAHGINFMDIIPTQSDSLSSQALEVLKLSKDETFTQHSSEKHLLAFTNFSDNLETTYNLTESTKWKVLDGSSEATFSGRLIGGCIDVISNLTGTQYGDMEHFNDIFKQDGSIVYLENCELPSCALTRALWQMRLAHWFDGATGIIFGRNSGPDANNTSELSYLEVLKQCTEGLNIPVVYDADIGHKPPNMTLINGSFAELSLIKGKATLTQYLV